The following are from one region of the Anguilla rostrata isolate EN2019 chromosome 7, ASM1855537v3, whole genome shotgun sequence genome:
- the LOC135259951 gene encoding dynactin subunit 6-like, which yields MADVGTKQMSQKSAKIAAGAVVCVESEIRGDVTIGPRTVVHPKARIIAEAGPIVIGEGNLIEEQALIFNSHPENILPDTEGVEPKTMTIGTNNVFEVGCVSQALKIGDNNVIESKADLGRNVILTSGCIIGACCQVNTCEVIPENTVIYGSGCMRRVQTERPQPQTLQLDFLMKILPNYHHLKKTIKGSSTPAKN from the exons ATGGCAGATGTCGGTACTAAACAAATGTCTCAAAAAAG TGCAAAAATTGCAGCCGGAGCAGTGGTGTGTGTTGAAAGTGAAATACGGGGAGACGTTACCATAG GTCCACGAACAGTGGTCCATCCGAAGGCTCGGATTATAGCCGAGGCGGGGCCCATTGTGATCGGAGAGGGCAACCTCATCGAGGAGCAGGCCCTTATCTTCAACAG TCACCCTGAAAACATCCTACCTGACACAGAAGGAGTAGAGCCCAAGACCATGACAATCGGAACCAATaatgtttttgaagttgggTGCG TGTCCCAGGCCTTGAAAATTGGGGATAACAACGTCATTGAATCCAAAG CTGACCTAGGCCGCAACGTCATTCTCACCAGCGGCTGCATCATCGGAGCCTGTTGCCAGGTGAACACGTGTGAGGTCATCCCCGAGAACACGGTCATCTACGGTTCGGGGTGCATGCGCCGGGTCCAGACGGAGAGGCCGCAG CCACAGACACTCCAGCTAGATTTCCTAATGAAGATTCTGCCCAATTACCATCATCTAAAGAAGACTATCAAAGGAAGCTCCACACCTGCCAAAAACTGA